In a genomic window of Wyeomyia smithii strain HCP4-BCI-WySm-NY-G18 chromosome 1, ASM2978416v1, whole genome shotgun sequence:
- the LOC129733868 gene encoding transcription initiation factor IIA subunit 2, which yields MSYQLYRNTTLGNTLQETLDELIQYGQITPALAVRVLIQFDKSINAALSNRVKSRVTFKAAKLNTYRFCDNVWTLMLNDVEFREVHEFAKVDKVKIVACDGKNANVNDDIGRTDR from the exons ATGTCCTATCAGCTGTACCGGAACACCACTCTCGGAAATACACTACAAGAAACCCTCGACGAACTGATACAG TACGGTCAGATTACTCCAGCGCTTGCCGTCCGAGTGTTGATTCAGTTTGACAAATCGATAAACGCTGCTTTATCGAACCGGGTGAAGTCTCGGGTGACGTTCAAGGCTGCGAAACTCAACACCTACCGATTCTGTGACAATGTTTGGACGCTAATGCTGAACGATGTCGAGTTCCGGGAAGTGCACGAGTTTGCCAAAGTAGACAAAGTGAAGATTGTGGCCTGCGACGGAAAAA ATGCTAACGTAAATGATGATATCGGAAGGACCGATCGATAG